One Ananas comosus cultivar F153 linkage group 1, ASM154086v1, whole genome shotgun sequence DNA window includes the following coding sequences:
- the LOC109709078 gene encoding umecyanin-like, translating to MAKFWFLLFFSVAVGFFVMGSTAHDEHIVGGRDGWTIPPNATFYQDWAKTQNFKVGDRLVFPYTIEMYTVVEASKEDFDNCTQRDIKARYYAPPTVLELLEPGPHYYYCGVGLHCEAGQKLSIVVCDRPNRRRV from the exons ATGGCGAAATTCTGGTTCCTCTTGTTCTTTTCCGTCGCGGTTGGCTTCTTTGTGATGGGCTCGACGGCTCACGACGAGCATATCGTCGGCGGTCGCGACGGGTGGACAATCCCCCCGAACGCAACCTTCTATCAGGACTGGGCTAAGACGCAGAACTTCAAAGTAGGGGATAGATTGG TATTCCCGTATACGATCGAAATGTACACCGTAGTGGAGGCATCGAAGGAGGACTTCGACAACTGCACGCAGAGAGACATCAAGGCCAGATACTATGCTCCGCCTACCGTCCTCGAGCTGCTCGAGCCCGGTCCGCATTACTACTACTGCGGGGTCGGGTTGCACTGCGAGGCCGGCCAGAAGCTCAGCATCGTCGTCTGCGACCGCCCCAACCGCCGCCGTGTGTGA
- the LOC109709053 gene encoding inorganic phosphate transporter 1-11-like: MSSPSLAVLSALDSARTQWYHITAIVIAGMGFFTDAYDLFCISTVSRLLGRLYYFDASSSKPGKLPRNVNNAVTGVALVGTLMGQLVFGWFGDKLGRKRVYGVTLVLMAACAICSGLSFGRSPRAVMVTLCFFRFWLGFGIGGDYPLSATIMSEYANKKTRGAFIAAVFAMQGVGIIFAGLVSMVLSKIFLDCYPAPSYANSRSQSTQQEADYLWRIVLMLGALPAVVTFYWRMKMPETARYTALIAGNAKQAAMDMGKVMELEIDADADKLAQFKAANNYSLLSREFLHRHGFHLLGTTTTWFLLDIAFYSQNLTQKDIFPAIHLVQTPDKVNALREMFETSRAMFVVALFGTFPGYWVTVLTIEKMGRYLIQLIGFFMMSVFMLILGLKYDYLKNHNAWLFAFLYGLTFFFANFGPNSTTFVLPAELFPTRVRSTCHALSAAAGKGGAIVGAFLVQNYTLEGKASQIKGALITLAFTNMLGFFCTFLVKETMGLSLEEISGEDEAAADEKA; encoded by the exons ATGTCCTCGCCGAGCCTTGCCGTCCTCTCGGCGCTCGACTCCGCGCGCACGCAATG GTATCATATTACGGCGATTGTGATCGCCGGCATGGGGTTCTTCACGGACGCGTACGACCTCTTCTGCATCTCCACGGTGTCGAGGCTCCTCGGCCGCCTCTACTACTTCGACGCGAGCAGCTCGAAGCCCGGGAAGCTGCCGCGCAACGTGAACAACGCGGTGACCGGCGTGGCGCTGGTCGGGACGCTGATGGGCCAGCTGGTGTTCGGCTGGTTCGGCGACAAGCTCGGCCGCAAGCGCGTGTACGGCGTGACCCTCGTGCTGATGGCCGCCTGCGCCATCTGCTCGGGCCTGTCGTTCGGCCGATCCCCGCGGGCCGTCATGGTCACGCTCTGCTTCTTCCGCTTCTGGCTCGGCTTCGGCATCGGCGGCGACTACCCGCTCTCCGCCACGATCATGTCGGAGTACGCCAACAAGAAGACGCGCGGCGCGTTCATCGCCGCCGTGTTCGCGATGCAGGGCGTGGGGATCATCTTCGCGGGGCTGGTGTCGATGGTGCTGTCGAAGATTTTCCTGGACTGCTATCCGGCGCCGAGCTATGCAAACAGCAGGAGTCAGTCGACGCAGCAGGAGGCGGACTACCTGTGGAGGATCGTGCTGATGCTGGGGGCGCTGCCGGCGGTGGTGACGTTCTACTGGAGGATGAAGATGCCGGAGACCGCGCGGTACACGGCGCTGATCGCGGGCAACGCGAAGCAGGCGGCGATGGACATGGGGAAGGTGATGGAGCTGGAgatcgacgccgacgccgacaagCTGGCGCAGTTCAAGGCGGCCAACAACTACTCGCTGCTGTCGCGGGAGTTCCTGCACCGCCACGGCTTCCACCTCCTCGGCACCACGACCACGTGGTTTCTGCTCGACATCGCCTTCTACAGCCAGAACCTCACCCAGAAGGACATCTTCCCCGCCATTCACCTCGTCCAAACGCCCGACAAG GTGAACGCGCTGCGCGAGATGTTCGAGACCTCTCGCGCCATGTTCGTCGTCGCGCTCTTCGGCACCTTCCCGGGCTACTG GGTCACGGTACTGACGATCGAGAAAATGGGGCGGTACCTGATCCAGCTGATCGGGTTCTTCATGATGTCGGTGTTCATGCTGATCCTGGGGCTCAAGTACGACTACCTGAAGAACCACAATGCGTGGCTCTTCGCCTTCCTCTACGGCCTCACCTTCTTCTTCGCCAACTTCGGCCCCAACAGCACGACCTTCGTCCTCCCCGCCGAGCTCTTCCCGACCCGCGTCCGCTCCACCTGCCACGCCCTCAGCGCCGCCGCGGGCAAAGGCGGCGCCATCGTCGGCGCCTTCCTCGTCCAGAACTACACCCTCGAAGGCAAAGCTTCGCAGATCAAGGGCGCGCTCATCACCCTCGCCTTCACCAACATGCTCGGCTTCTTCTGCACCTTCCTCGTCAAGGAGACCATGGGCCTCTCCCTCGAGGAGATCTCCGGTGAGGACGAGGCCGCCGCCGACGAGAAAGCTTAA
- the LOC109709065 gene encoding putative glucose-6-phosphate 1-epimerase, which produces MGHSTTIWDQKSEFEVIKDWNNIDQVVLRSPRGASARVSLHGGQVISWRNERGEELLFTSSKAILKPPKAMRGGISIYFPQFGNCGMLEQHGFARNRMWSIDNEPPPTPSNDGNGKVSVDLLLKPSEDDLKCWPHCFEFRLRVSLAMDGNLTMVSRIRNIDAKPFSFSFAYHTYLSVSDISEVRIEGLETLDYLDNLCQRERFTEQGDAITFESEVDRVYLGSPNIVAVLDHEKKRTFVIRKEGLPDVVVWNPWERKSKTMVDFGDEEYKQTLCVDGALIERPVNLKPGEEWTAKLELSAIPSTYCSDHLDHTGLSI; this is translated from the exons ATGGGCCATTCAACAACTATATGGGatcaaaaatctgaatttgaagttATAAAGGATTGGAATAATATCGATCAAGTCGTCCTTCGATCGCCTCGCGGAGCTTCAGCTAGA GTTAGTCTACATGGAGGGCAGGTGATTTCATGGAGGAACGAACGGGGCGAAGAGCTCTTGTTCACTAGCAGTAAG GCAATATTGAAGCCGCCGAAAGCGATGCGAGGTGGAATTTCTATCTACTTTCCGCAG TTCGGTAATTGCGGAATGTTGGAGCAACATGGGTTTGCAAGGAACAGGATGTGGAGCATAGATAATGAGCCCCCACCCACGCCGTCCAACGACGGCAATGGAAAAGTTTCTGTCGATCTGCTTCTGAAGCCTTCTGAAGATGATCTCAAGTGCTGGCCGCATTG TTTCGAGTTCCGCCTTAGAGTATCTCTTGCCATGGATGGAAACCTCACAATGGTATCCCGCATTAGAAACATCGATGCGAAGCCATTTAGCTTCTCATTTGCTTATCACACGTACCTGTCGGTTTCTGACATCAG CGAAGTCAGAATAGAAGGTCTCGAGACCCTTGACTATCTCGACAATCTCTGCCAACGAGAACGTTTTACCGAGCAAGGAGATGCCATAACATTTGAATCTGAG GTTGATCGAGTTTATCTCGGTTCCCCGAATATCGTTGCAGTTCTTGACCACGAAAAGAAGCGCACTTTCGTGATAAGAAAGGAAGGTCTTCCTGATGTTG TTGTATGGAACCCATGGGAGAGGAAATCAAAGACGATGGTCGATTTCGGGGACGAGGAGTATAAGCAGACGCTGTGTGTCGATGGAGCGCTGATTGAGAGGCCAGTGAACTTGAAACCCGGCGAGGAATGGACCGCGAAATTGGAGCTCTCCGCGATCCCTTCCACATACTGCAGTGATCATCTTGATCACACTGGATTGAGCATCTGA
- the LOC109709072 gene encoding ubiquitin-conjugating enzyme E2 10-like yields the protein MASKRILKELKDLQKDPPTSCSAGPVAEDMFHWQATIMGPPDSPYAGGVFLVTIHFPPDYPFKPPKVAFKTKVFHPNINSNGSICLDILKEQWSPALTVSKVLLSICSLLTDPNPDDPLVPEIAHMYKTDKNKYETTARSWTQKYAMG from the exons ATGGCCTCGAAGCGGATCCTCAAGGAGCTCAAGGATCTCCAGAAGGATCCCCCCACATCATGTAGCGCAG GCCCTGTTGCCGAAGACATGTTTCATTGGCAAGCGACGATAATGGGTCCACCTGATAGTCCTTATGCAGGGGGAGTCTTTCTTGTTACCATCCACTTTCCTCCGGATTACCCATTTAAACCACCCAAG GTAGCATTTAAGACGAAGGTTTTTCACCCAAATATTAACAGCAATGGAAGCATTTGCCTTGACATCTTAAAGGAACAATGGAGTCCTGCTTTAACTGTTTCCAAG GTGTTGCTTTCTATCTGCTCCCTATTAACGGACCCGAACCCAGACGACCCATTGGTTCCGGAGATTGCGCACATGTACAAGACCGATAAGAACAAGTACGAGACCACCGCGAGGAGCTGGACGCAGAAGTACGCGATGGGCTAA